From the genome of Streptomyces sp. V2I9:
CAGCGGCCAGGCCGCGTACAACGACATCCACTCCAGCTACACCGGCGACGAGCTCCTCATGATCGTCGTACGGGATCTCTCCGGCACCGTCGACACCGAGGCGGAGCTGGCCCGTTCGCAGCGGCAGACCGAGATGATCCTGCGGGCCGCGTCCGAGGGCGTCGTCGGTACGGACACCGAAGGGCGCGTCGTCCTCGTCAACCCCGCCGCCGCGCAGATCCTCGGCTTCCGGGCCAGCGATCTCGGCGGCCAGGAGCTGCACCCGCTGGTCCTGCACTCGCGGGCGGAGGGCGAGCCGTTCCCGTACGAGGACTCCCCGCTCGCCGACACGCTCAGGTCGGGGCGCAAGCACCGGGTGCGCGGGCAGGTGCTGTGGTCCAAGAGCGGCGCGCAGGTGCCGGTGGACCTGACGACCGCGCCGGTACGGGACGGGGACCAGCTCGTCGGCGCGGTGATGACGTTCACCGACCGCCGCCCGTACGAGGAGTTGTCGGCGCAGCACAAGAGTGTCGTCGCCGAGCTGACCACGAGTCACTCCGCCGAGGTCACCGCGCTCAAGGAGGCGCACGCCGCCGAACTGGAGGCGTTGGAGGAGGCGCACGCCGCCGAGATCGCCGACCGGAGCGAGCGGTACGCCGCCGAGATCGAGGGACAGGCCGAGCTGCTCGCGTCCCTGGGCGCCCGGCACGCCCAGCTCACCGCCGTCCTCGGCGGTTCGCTGCGCGGGCCCCTGGAGGAGCTGCGCGGCGAGCTGTCCACGCTCGCCTCCGACCCGGCCGGGCAGCTGTGGCCCGAGGCCAACCAGATCCTGCACCACCTCGCCGCCGGGTACGCCCGGATGACCACGCTCGTCGACAACGTCCTCGGCTTCCAGCGCCTGGACGCCGGCACGGAGGGTCTGCACAAGGCCCCCGCCCTGGTCGAGGGGATCGTGAAGGGCGGGATCGACGGGGCGGTCGAGTTGATCGGCCCCGGTCGCGCCCAGTTCGCCGTGCACGCCCCGCCGATCGAGGCCGAGGTCGACGCGCGTCAGCTGGCCACCGCCATCGCCCACCTCGTCGCGGACGTCTGCGGGGTCGACTCGACCGGCAAGACGCGGGCCGTCCCCGGCGGCGGCTATGTCGACTCCACCGTCGTCGTGGCCGCCGCCCAGCGCGGGGACGCCGTACGGATCGAGGTGCGCGGCCCGTACGCCGGGGGCGACCCGGTGCACGAGCCGATCGTGCGCGGCATCGTCCAGGCGCACGGCGGGGTGCTCCAGACACACGAGATGCCGGGGATGAGCGGCAGCGCGTACATCCTCGACGTGCCCATCGGCGCGGCGTCCGGCACGATCGCGCCCCCGGAGTCGGACGGCGACGGCCGGGCTCCGGGGTCAGCCGTCGCGTCGGCCCCCTCCTCGTCGCCCGAGGGCCTTGGCGCACCGGGGGTGACCAGCGGCGGCCGGCGCCGGGCGCGCCGGTCCTCCACCGACGCGTTCCTGGACGCCCCCGGCGGTACGCCGGAGGGCGGCGGGGACCACGCGACCGGGGCCGTGTCTCCCGCCCCCGACGACCGTCCGAACGCCGAGCCGACCGGACGGCGGCGGGCCCGCCGTGGGCCGGCCGCGCCCGAGGAGCAGGCTCCCGAGCTGATCCCGGCCCAGCAGGGCGAGGGCTCCGGGCGTCGGCGCGGCCGGCCCAGCCCGGCCGAGGCTGCCCCCGGAACCGCTCCGGGAGAGGCCGCCGCGCAGGAGCGTCAGGAACCGCAGCCGCACCGGAGCGCGCTGGCCCTGGCCCCCGCCGCCCCTTCCGGGCCGTCCGAGGGGGCGGTCGTCACCGCTGCCGAGAACGCCCAGGGCGGTGGCCGTCCTCAGCTCGGGCAGACCGTGCCGCCCCAGGGCGTCCCGGTGGACCCGCAGCAGCCGGTTCCGCCCACCGGGCGGCGGGCCCGCCGGGAGGGCGAGAACCTCGCCCTCCCCGCCTTGGCATCCGGCAGCGGCGGCCCCGAGAGCGGGTCCGACCCGGAACCGTCCCAGCCCGGAGGCCGGCGGGCCCGGCGCGCGCTGGCCGCCGCCCAGGAGCGCACGGCCGCCGATGCCGGCCCGCGGACCGCCTTCGCCCTCCCCCCGGCCGACGCCGACCGGGCTCCGGCCGCACCCGATGCCCCGATGGACCCCGCCCGGGGGACGAGCGCGCACCACGCGCGTACCGCACCGGAGACCGGCTACACACCTCCCCCGGCGCACCCCGTCGTCCCGTCGCCCGCCGGTCCGCAGACGGACGGAGCACCGGGACAGGGCACCCCCGCCCACGGGACCGCCGGACTCGGGTCCGCGGAGGGCCCACCCGCAGAGCCGCGCGCCGCCGGGGCGACGGCGCCCGCCCCCGGCCGACCCGACACCGGTGTACCGCCGGTTCCGGGCGCGGCTCCGGACCCCGCGCCGTGGGGCGACACCGAGCAGAACGCCCGCACCGGCGCCGAGCGCACCCCCGGTACCGGCGTCGGCCCGACCGCGCACACCACCGGCACCGCGTCCGTCGCCGTTCCGTCGGGGCACCCGGCCGACGGTGAGGCGGGCGTGCCGGGCGCGGACGCGCGGCGGCAGCCACTGCCGGCCGAGGAGCCGATGCCGGAGGGCGTCCACCCCGACTCGACGCAGGGACGGGCGTTCAGCGTGCGGACGCTGGGCCAGGGCGTGCCGTTCGCCCAGCACCTCGCGCATCAGCAGAACCAGCCGTATCAGGGCGTCGGTGGGGCCGGCCGGCGGCGCAAGCTCGCCGCCCCGCCGGAGGGCGACCGCACCCCGGAACGGCCGGGCGGCCGGCAGCTCCCGCCGCAGCAGCCCGGATCGCCGCAGGAACAGCCGGGTGGTTCTGCCGCGCCCACTGCGCCGTCCGCACCTCAGCAGACCCCGCCCCGGGCCCCATCCGCGTCTCCGGCTCCGAGTCAGAACCACGGTCTGTCCCAGGGGCAGAGTCACGGGCAGGCCCCGTTCCCGGCGCAGGAGACCGTCCAGCCGGACCCGTCAGGGCACCCGCGAGCGGGTCAGGGCCAGCCGGCCCAGGGCTCCGGCCCCGGCATCGCCTACGGGGAGGGGCAGCTCATCGCGGCTCCCGTCGCCGAGGGGCGCGCGTACGCCATCGGGGCGCCCGACGAGGGGGCCGAGGGACCCGAGCCGCTGGACGGGCCCGGAGGGGCGGTCGAGGTCGCCAACCGGCCGCACCCGCGCCCGATGGACGACGAGCTGCCGCCCGAGCCGCTGGACAACCCGCGCCGCTTGCTGGTCTGGCCCGCCCCCGACGTACCGACGCAGCAGGCGCTCAGCGACCGCGGCTACCGTCCGGTGATCGTGAACTCCCGTGAGGAGGTCGACGCCCAGATCGCCGCGTTCCCCGCCGCGCTCTTCGTCGATCCGCTGACCGGCCCCATCACCCGTACCGCGTTGCAGTCGCTGCGCCAGGCGGCCGTGGCGGCCGAGGTCCCGGTGCTGGTCACCGCCGGTCTGGGGCAGGCGTCCCGAGAAGCCGCCTACGGGGCCGACCCGGCCGTCCTCCTCAAGGCGCTGGCCCCGCGCGACAGCGAACAGCACCCTCCACGCGTGCTCCTGATCGAGGAGCACGAGGAGATCGCGGTGGCCCTGACGCAGACCCTGGAGCGGCGCGGGATGCAGGTGGCCCGCGCCGCGACGGACAGCGAAGCCGTGGACCTCGCCGGCCGGATGCGGCCGAACCTGGTGGTCATGGACCTGATGCAGGTACGTCGTCGGCGCGCCGGGATCATCGACTGGCTGCGGGCCAACGGGCAGTTGAACCGCACCCCGCTGGTCGTCTACACCTCCGCCGGGATGGACCCGGCGGAGCTGCCACGGCTCGAATCGGGGGAAACCGTCCTCTTCCTCGCGGAGCGGTCCACCAGCGACGAGGTCCAGTCGCGGATCGTCGACCTGTTGGCGAAGATCGGCACCAACTGAGCACACGCAACGGGGCGGGGGCGGTACGGAATTCCGTACCGCCCCCGCCCCGTTTCACACCGCGCTGCCCTCTTCCACTCCGCCCGCCCTGTTTCACGTGAAACAGGGCGGCTCGGACGGTCAGAGCTGGGTGACGTCCAACTCGCCCTCGGCGTACTGCTTGCGGATCACCTTCTTGTCGAACTTGCCCACGCTCGTCTTCGGCACGGCGGGGATCACCGACCAGCGCTCCGGCAGCTGCCACTTGGCGATGCCCTGATCGGCGAGGAACGCCTTCAGCGCCTCGTAGTCGACGCCGGTGGCGTCCTCCTTGAGGACGACGGTCGCCAGGGGCCGCTCGCCCCACTTCTCGTCCGGCACGGCGACGACGGCCGCCTCCGCGACCTCCGGGTGGGCCATCAGCGCGTTCTCCAGTTCGACGCTGGAGATCCATTCGCCGCCCGACTTGATGACGTCCTTGGCCCGGTCGGTGAGCGTCAGGTAGCCATCGGCGCTGATCACGCCGACGTCGCCGGTCTTCAGCCAGCCGTCCTCGCTGAACTTGTCCTCGGGCCGCAGGTGCTCGCCGTCCGCTCCGCCGTAGTAGGCGGCGGCGATCCAGGGGCCCCGGACCTCCAGCTCACCGGCCGACGCGCCGTCCCACGGCAGGTGCTCGCCGGCCGGGCCGACCAGCCGCCCTTCGACACCGGCGGGGAAGCGGCCCTGGGTAACCCGGTAGGGCCACTGCTCCTCGACGCCCAGCCCCGCGGGCGGGTGGGCCATCGTGCCGAGCGGCGAGGTCTCCGTCATGCCCCAGGCGTGGCAGAGCCGGACGCCGAGCTTGTCGTACGCCTCCATCAGCGAGGGCGGACAGGCCGCGCCGCCGATGGTCACGTTGGCCATGGAGGAGAGGTCGCGCGGGTTGGCGGTGACCTCGGCGAGGAGGCCCTGCCAGATGGTGGGGACCGCGGCCGCGTGCGTCGGGCGCTCGCGCTCGATCATCTCGGCGAGCGGGCCTGGCTGGAGGAAACGGTCCGGCATGAGCATGTTGACGCCGGTCATGAACGTGGCGTGCGGCAGCCCCCACGCGTTCACGTGGAATTGCGGGACGACCACCAGGGTCGTGTCCTTGTCGGTGAGCCCCATCGACTCGGTCATGTTGACCTGCATCGAGTGCAGGTAGATCGAGCGGTGCGAGTAGACGACGCCCTTGGGGTCGCCCGTGGTGCCGGAGGTGTAGCACATGGCCGCGGCCTGGCGCTCGTCCAGCTCCGGCCAGTCGAACGTGGTGGGGCGGTCCGCGATCAATTCCTCGTACTCGTGCACGCGCGGCGTGACGTCGGCGAGGGCCGAGCGGTCGCCGGGGCCGGAGACGACGATGTGCTCGATGCCCGGCAGGTGGGGCAGCAGCGGAACGAGGAGCGGAAGCAGCGAACCGTCGACGATGACGACCTTGTCGTCGGCGTGGTTGACGATCCATGCGAGCTGTTCTGCGGGCAGCCGGAGGTTGAGGGTGTGGAGGACGGCTCCCATGGAGGGGATGGCGAGGTAGGCCTCGACGTGGACCGAGTTGTTCCACATGAGGGTCGCCACCCGCTGGTCGCCGTCGACGCCCAGCTCGTCGCGGAGGGCGTTGGCCAGCCGGGTGGCGCGCTGCCCGATCTCGGCGAAGGTGATGCGGTGCGGCTCGGGTTCGCCGGTCCAGGTCGTGACCTGCGACTTCCCATGGATCGTCATCCCGTGGCGCAGGATGCGGGTGACAGTCAGCGGTACGTCCTGCATGGTGCTCAGCACGGCGTCCTCCCGGGGGCGCTACGCGGCAGTAAGGTTGCGCTGATTCTGCGCACATACCACGCGGTATGTCACTACTCGCGGGAAAAAATTCCTGTCCGGGTCCGTGTGGCGCCTTCTGGGGCGGGGCGGGGCCGACGGGTCGCGGTCAGCGGACCGGTGTCAGCTCCGGGTCCTCACGGAGCTTGCCGAGGGCGCGGGAGACGGCGCTCTTGACCGTACCGATCGACACCCCGAGCACCTCCGCCGTCTGGGCCTCGCTCAGATCCTCGTAGTAGCGCAGGACGACCATCGCGCGCTGGCGGTCCGGAAGCTTCAGCACCGCCCGCCACATCGCGTCGTGCAGCGTCTGCCGCTCGGCCGGGTCGGGCGCGGGGACGACCTCCCGCTCGGGCAGTTCCTCGCAGGCGAACTCGTCGACCTTGCGCTTGCGCCACTGCGAGGTGCGGGTGTTCAGCAGGGCCCGGCGGACATAGCCGTCCAGCGCCCGGTGGTCCTCGATCCGCTCCCACGCCACGTACGTCTTGGCGAGCGCGGTCTGCAGCAGGTCCTCCGCGTCGCACGGGTTCGCGGTGAGCGAGCGCGCGGTGCGCAGCAGGACCGGTCCCCGCTCCCGTACGTACGAGGAGAACGACGCGTACGGGGCGTGGCCGGCGGCGGTGGCAGAGGCTGCCCTGGAGGCGCCCGTGCAGACTGGCGTGGTCATGCACTCCACGCTAGGAGCGGGGGCCGCCGAGGGGATCGCCCCCAGGTCCCGAAGCTCCGTCCGCCTCAGGTTGTAGGAGAGGGACACCCCTCACCTCCTCCAGGTGGACGAGGCCGCGCACCGCCGTCAGGGTCCGCCCCCGAGACCGCTCCGGGACGGAGCCGCCACCGCCCGGCCGGCCGCGCCGATCCCCTGTCCCGACCTCGGTACGCCCGGACCTGCGGCGAGCGGGGCCTCACACCCCCCGAGGATGCGGGGCGAGCCCGAGCACGGCCGCCCCCGACCGTCCCGGCAACCGCCCCCGCACGCGCATCTTTCCGAGCGGCCCATCAGCTCTCGCTCTCAGCTCCACCCCTTCCCTTCTTCGAACGTGTGTACGAAAATAGCCGCATGGCCATCATCGACCGGCAGACCCCGACCCTGGCCCTCGCCCACGCCCTGGCCGCTGCCGAGCGCGGCCTCCCCGTCTTCCCCCTCTCCGCCACCAAGGTCCCCGCCCTGCGCTCCCCCCACCGCGACGGGCAGCGCCCGGCGCACTGCCGGGGCGAATGCGGCCTGCCGGGGCACGGGGTGCACGACGCCACCACCGATCCCTCGGCCGTACGCGCCCTCTTCGCCGCCGCCCCGCGGGCCACCGGCTACGGCATCGCCTGCGGACGCGCCCCGCA
Proteins encoded in this window:
- a CDS encoding PAS domain-containing protein translates to MSSRPSRGTARLAAILDALPDGLLLVNCNGTVVNANSIALDMFETPGTALVGRGLLDLLPEFDSRLIPGSMRRPENTDEQGRTKPTRMTARRTDGHEYPVEVTSASLDSGQAAYNDIHSSYTGDELLMIVVRDLSGTVDTEAELARSQRQTEMILRAASEGVVGTDTEGRVVLVNPAAAQILGFRASDLGGQELHPLVLHSRAEGEPFPYEDSPLADTLRSGRKHRVRGQVLWSKSGAQVPVDLTTAPVRDGDQLVGAVMTFTDRRPYEELSAQHKSVVAELTTSHSAEVTALKEAHAAELEALEEAHAAEIADRSERYAAEIEGQAELLASLGARHAQLTAVLGGSLRGPLEELRGELSTLASDPAGQLWPEANQILHHLAAGYARMTTLVDNVLGFQRLDAGTEGLHKAPALVEGIVKGGIDGAVELIGPGRAQFAVHAPPIEAEVDARQLATAIAHLVADVCGVDSTGKTRAVPGGGYVDSTVVVAAAQRGDAVRIEVRGPYAGGDPVHEPIVRGIVQAHGGVLQTHEMPGMSGSAYILDVPIGAASGTIAPPESDGDGRAPGSAVASAPSSSPEGLGAPGVTSGGRRRARRSSTDAFLDAPGGTPEGGGDHATGAVSPAPDDRPNAEPTGRRRARRGPAAPEEQAPELIPAQQGEGSGRRRGRPSPAEAAPGTAPGEAAAQERQEPQPHRSALALAPAAPSGPSEGAVVTAAENAQGGGRPQLGQTVPPQGVPVDPQQPVPPTGRRARREGENLALPALASGSGGPESGSDPEPSQPGGRRARRALAAAQERTAADAGPRTAFALPPADADRAPAAPDAPMDPARGTSAHHARTAPETGYTPPPAHPVVPSPAGPQTDGAPGQGTPAHGTAGLGSAEGPPAEPRAAGATAPAPGRPDTGVPPVPGAAPDPAPWGDTEQNARTGAERTPGTGVGPTAHTTGTASVAVPSGHPADGEAGVPGADARRQPLPAEEPMPEGVHPDSTQGRAFSVRTLGQGVPFAQHLAHQQNQPYQGVGGAGRRRKLAAPPEGDRTPERPGGRQLPPQQPGSPQEQPGGSAAPTAPSAPQQTPPRAPSASPAPSQNHGLSQGQSHGQAPFPAQETVQPDPSGHPRAGQGQPAQGSGPGIAYGEGQLIAAPVAEGRAYAIGAPDEGAEGPEPLDGPGGAVEVANRPHPRPMDDELPPEPLDNPRRLLVWPAPDVPTQQALSDRGYRPVIVNSREEVDAQIAAFPAALFVDPLTGPITRTALQSLRQAAVAAEVPVLVTAGLGQASREAAYGADPAVLLKALAPRDSEQHPPRVLLIEEHEEIAVALTQTLERRGMQVARAATDSEAVDLAGRMRPNLVVMDLMQVRRRRAGIIDWLRANGQLNRTPLVVYTSAGMDPAELPRLESGETVLFLAERSTSDEVQSRIVDLLAKIGTN
- a CDS encoding SigE family RNA polymerase sigma factor codes for the protein MTTPVCTGASRAASATAAGHAPYASFSSYVRERGPVLLRTARSLTANPCDAEDLLQTALAKTYVAWERIEDHRALDGYVRRALLNTRTSQWRKRKVDEFACEELPEREVVPAPDPAERQTLHDAMWRAVLKLPDRQRAMVVLRYYEDLSEAQTAEVLGVSIGTVKSAVSRALGKLREDPELTPVR
- a CDS encoding long-chain fatty acid--CoA ligase, with product MLSTMQDVPLTVTRILRHGMTIHGKSQVTTWTGEPEPHRITFAEIGQRATRLANALRDELGVDGDQRVATLMWNNSVHVEAYLAIPSMGAVLHTLNLRLPAEQLAWIVNHADDKVVIVDGSLLPLLVPLLPHLPGIEHIVVSGPGDRSALADVTPRVHEYEELIADRPTTFDWPELDERQAAAMCYTSGTTGDPKGVVYSHRSIYLHSMQVNMTESMGLTDKDTTLVVVPQFHVNAWGLPHATFMTGVNMLMPDRFLQPGPLAEMIERERPTHAAAVPTIWQGLLAEVTANPRDLSSMANVTIGGAACPPSLMEAYDKLGVRLCHAWGMTETSPLGTMAHPPAGLGVEEQWPYRVTQGRFPAGVEGRLVGPAGEHLPWDGASAGELEVRGPWIAAAYYGGADGEHLRPEDKFSEDGWLKTGDVGVISADGYLTLTDRAKDVIKSGGEWISSVELENALMAHPEVAEAAVVAVPDEKWGERPLATVVLKEDATGVDYEALKAFLADQGIAKWQLPERWSVIPAVPKTSVGKFDKKVIRKQYAEGELDVTQL